The following DNA comes from Triticum aestivum cultivar Chinese Spring chromosome 3D, IWGSC CS RefSeq v2.1, whole genome shotgun sequence.
CATGTCCGTGCGAACACGAGGACATGCATCAACGCTACTACGTACTCTACATCCTTCAACCTAGCCTACTACCGCGTACATCCATAGCACTACGTACTAACTACAGTGCAGTACATACACACGTACGATATATAGGAGGACCGGCCTGTGAGGCCTTACATCGTCTACCACGCTCGATCATTCGCGCCCGAGATCCTTCTTGACCTCCTCGAGCTTCTTCTCGTCCGGCTCGATCACCACCCCGCCCTCACCCTCGGCGCGCTCGTTGCCGGAGCCGGTCGCACGGCTCAGCCCGCCCTTCTTACGCCCTGCAGCACGCATGCACAGCAGCACAAGCAGATCAACACAAAGTTAGAGCAACACCAGATACGCCAACGCATGAACGCACGCACGTACCTTCTGCGAGGCGCTCCTGCGCCTCGAGGGTCTTGCCGCCGGCGCCGCTCTTGATGACGGTCTCGCCCTCCTCGCGGGCGCGGCGGTCCAGCTCTGCCCGGATCTCCGGGTCCTGCAGCTCCGGCGCCTTCTTCACCTGCTGTGTCTGGATCTCCGAGTCCTGCACCTCCGGCTCCGGCGCCTTCTTCACCTGCTGTGCCATTGCTCGCGGTCTGCTCGTAACAAGTCTTCGAAGTCTGCCTCCGCTAGCCTGCTGCTATGCTCTGCTTCACCGGAGAGCGGAGTTCCGGCCACTTATATAGGTCGTGAACGGCGGTGCGGTCCGTATACGTGGACGGTGCATGCTGCCGGCCGTGGTGCGCTGTTACCGCTGCCTTTCACCCCGGGCCGGCGTGGCAAACATGCATGGGGCGCGCGCCACGTTTGATGGGAAGTGATTTCTCGGCGAGCACGTAGCGGTGACCGTGGTCAAACGTCGCCGTAAGTTCATGCGCCGGGGACTCACGTGGAGGCCCTTCTGGTAGCCAGCACATTGCACGCTACTGTTTCGTGTGCTGAGGCAGTCGGTAGATCATTTGGTTTTGCATCATCGGCTTCAGCACGTTGGGTACTTTCGTTGGTCGTGAAGCATGACGGGCGCAAGGATGACAGTTTGTTTTTTGCTGGAGCTACTCCATAAACAAACTGTTCACAACTGCATAGAGGTGACGCAGGGAAAAAAACTACTTACCCCTTCGTCTCTCCTCTCAAGTGAACACACGATTAGGGTTCCTGCCTCCTACCACCGGTGGTGCCATCGATTTGCCTCGTCTGGCCTTAGAGCCATGAGGCGTGATGAATTTTGGCCCTTGCCGATGGGAGGACTTCGTTTTCAAATGTTTCTTTaagatttgctagggtttgtg
Coding sequences within:
- the LOC123074307 gene encoding late embryogenesis abundant protein EMB564, which gives rise to MAQQVKKAPEPEVQDSEIQTQQVKKAPELQDPEIRAELDRRAREEGETVIKSGAGGKTLEAQERLAEGRKKGGLSRATGSGNERAEGEGGVVIEPDEKKLEEVKKDLGRE